Proteins encoded within one genomic window of Arachis ipaensis cultivar K30076 chromosome B08, Araip1.1, whole genome shotgun sequence:
- the LOC107611235 gene encoding zinc finger CCHC-type and RNA-binding motif-containing protein 1-like produces MRNKGKYKGSSSKEYKKDMSKVVCHNCKEAGHLKYNCPKLKKEDKGKKEKKKVLMTSWEDLENDSDEEEDSEGEAQICFMVGEDQLDEVNYYDLHIDDLHVIIDDLTLNSAKFLEKYNKYKSEKEMLKAENDFLKEKVIETECALDIIEKTDF; encoded by the coding sequence ATGAGGAACAAAGGCAAGTACAAGGGATCAAGTTCAAAGGAGTACAAAAAGGACATGAGCAAAGTGGTTTGTCACAACTGCAAGGAGGCTGGGCATCTCAAGTACAACTGTCCGAAACTtaaaaaggaggacaaaggaaagaaagaaaagaagaaagtgctCATGACATCTTGGGAAGATCTTGAAAATGATTCGGATGAGGAAGAGGACTCAGAAGGCGAAGCTCAAATCTGCTTCATGGTTGGGGAAGATcaacttgatgaggtaaattactatgacttGCACATAGATGATTTACATGTCATAATTGATGATCTCACACTAAATTCTGCAAAATTCCTggaaaaatacaataaatataaatCTGAAAAAGAAATGTTGAAAGCTGAAAATGATTTCTTGAAAGAAAAAGTGATAGAAACCGAATGTGCATTGGATATTATTGAAAAAACAGATTTCTGA